One Aegilops tauschii subsp. strangulata cultivar AL8/78 chromosome 7, Aet v6.0, whole genome shotgun sequence genomic window carries:
- the LOC141027155 gene encoding uncharacterized protein — protein sequence MGRFISRLCKRALPFFKLMKKKCLFEWTSEADAAFEDLKRYLMSLPVMAGCWTEEFKVYLLRGTLPEKEEDIERIVREATAYCGQDGELYLRRPNDVSQRCISEEQGRELLADIHVGGCRRHSSSCTLVGKVFRSGFYWPTALNDATELVRSCEACQFHAKQIHQPAQGV from the exons ATGGGCCGCTTCATCTCGAGGCTTTGCAAGCGCGCCCTCCCTTTCTTCAAGCTAATGAAGAAGAAGTGCCTGTTCGAGTGGACCTCGGAAGCTGATGCGGCCTTTGAAGACCTCAAGCGATACCTCATGAGCCTGCCTGTCATG GCGGGCTGCTGGACCGAGGAGTTCAAGGTGTACCTGCTCCGTGGCACCTtgccagagaaggaggaggacatAGAACGCATCGTCCGCGAGGCCACTGCTTATTGTGGGCAGGACGGCGAGCTGTACCTGCGACGCCCCAACGACGTCTCACAGCGGTGCATATCCGAAGAACAAGGGCGCGAGTTGCTGGCTGATATCCATGTTGGGGGCTGCAGGCGCCACTCCTCGTCATGCACCCTCGTGGGCAAGGTGTTCCGTAgcggtttctattggccgacggcgcTCAACGACGCCACCGAGCTGGTGCGATCCTGCGaggcttgccaattccacgccaagcagattcaCCAGCCTGCGCAAGGTGTCTAG